The Halichondria panicea chromosome 10, odHalPani1.1, whole genome shotgun sequence region GTATATCCATGCAGGAGTGGAAAAAGGTAAAGGTCAAGTGCCACTCAGATTTGCAGCGGGGCTGGGATGGCTCAGTACAATGAAACGACTTATTCAAGGTAAATCACAATGCAGAAGCTGTTTAACTGTCATCATTtaataattaaagtgtgtGATTACATTGTATACTTACAGGATTTGAGAAAATAGATTCGAAGGACAGAAGCCCTTATGATATGGCGTACAGAAATAAGCAGGCAAAGGCTATCAAGTATTTGATGGACAACCAGCTTTTTAATGGTGAGGGAATCGTAAAGTTACTGGCATGTATAATTAACCAATTTTAGAAATAGTTGtaccacaaaaacatttgtAATGCGGAAATTGCTAGAATTGGCCAGGGAAAGCATCAAAAAGTATCGAAACAAGTGATGGAGGAGAGCCATACCAGCCTGTACGTCAATCCATACCAACATCATTCACAGATCTAGTACATGACAAGTGTATGAAATGACCTGATCGATGCCACTATTTTTATACCACCAGCTAGAGAATTATGCAAATGACAAGTTTGTACCGGAATAATTACAGTACTTTGTTCtcgacatataattatatgcacggTATTAAGAGTAAATATaggagtaagagtgttgaactgctagtaACAGCATTTGCCTTAAGGTTACGGGGTATACTAATAAATAGCTCATCATTAGATATTTATTTTGTTCATTTCTTATcacaacattatttttgtaacttGCAATGATTAACAAtgaaacaatgctagctacaataataactCGAAGAGTTTATATGTCTTGTAATCCAATGAAGCAGTCTGAGGTCAGCAGGAAAAAACTGAAGATTTTGGCGTCAAATTTTGTTGACTGCATATAGCTTCCAGGTTGTATTTCTGACCAGTATTTGATGCCTGAAGACTTACTGGAGGGCAACTCGGAGATCTTATTCATAGAGACCTTACAGTATCCTTATCACTACTCTACAAGTCGCCGTATTagcctacaaaaacagctagaaatggCCGTATCTTTGATGCAACTTACTCTCTTGGGGAAAAGTTGTTCGAGTGGCCCTGCCCctttattcgtataataagaaacagcagaTTATATGGTAAAGGAGGTGCTAGGAATTGACGCAGAGTGACCATTGCCAGATGAGAGCCATTTTACTAGCAGAGCTTTATTGAATACCCACGCAAATTTGAGCGTGGGTGAAACAGTATACCCTAACCTTAACGTGCGGTATCACTTGATTAGTAATCAGTACTAATTTGTTATGTTAGCAACACTTTCGAAACTGCACATGCTGATTGCGCAGTTCCTGATACAGGcagtgctacaaaccacagaccGCAGTTTACTCATCACGATTCAAGTCATTCAAAATTCAGCTTGAAGCTAGCAATATATAATGCTCTCGGGCTGAGTAGAGCGAGTGCTCGAGCTTAttgcatcatgcatgcacttatatTATTGCTAATTATAATACGGGATATGTATAATACGGGATATGTGAACGTTTTTGGATCATGCGGACATagtgatataccgtatagcgcgaaattttcgaggggattaattttcgcggatttcgtgggttggaattctacacgaaaattaagtccacgaaaagtgttcgttaataagaattacctgctatcatgcaaatatttaaaggcgtggcttccggtaagcagtcattccgcgaacattgtgcaacgaaatggcttttagaggccaatccacgaaatataagtgcctcgaaaatttcgcgctatacggtatacaataTTAAAAGGCTATATCTGTGCAGTCTGTTTCCATTTCTGATTATTCTCTTCATTAACAGTTTTAAGACCGAAAATATGTGAAAAAGCTACAAAAGTGGTGCTAATCCGGTTAAAACCAACACATTTTAGCCTACACATGTTAATTCAGTGCTTGAATCATCTCGTGATTATTATTTTTCACGTCCAACTATAATAAATCTATTTTTATATCAAAACAGATTGTCTTCAAATTGCTGTTAAAAGTGGTGAAAAGGATGAGATAGAATTTCTGCTCGCTCAGTGCAATAGTGATCCAAATGTAAAAAATGAGGATGGTAGTGTTCTTCTCACTCAAACTCAGGACAGCGAAATCATCCTTCTTCTATTAAAACATGGAGCCCGAACAGATGACGCTTTTGCTAATATTATTGGTCGAAAACACGGGTTACGGAGGCTTTTGTCAATTCCGCCTCCAGACAATCCTATCCCTATATTCTTTGTGGGTGAAGGTGGTGCAGGTAAAAGCACTGTACTGAAATCATTACAAAGCCAGGAGAAAAGAGGGAAACCAAAAACAGTGACAGATGTTGATGAAAAAACGGTTGGAATCATTCCTTACACATTACAGCTCTCAGGTAGGGAATTTAAATGCTACGATTTAGCTGGTCAAAAAGAGTTCCATGCCAGTCACTGTCCTGTTCTTAAGAATGCAATTCAAAGCTCACCACCTATAGTAGTTTGCTGCACTGACCTACGAGAAAATGACGAAAGTATTTCTAAATCTATCAAATACTGGATGAGCCTAGTTCAAAATCAGTGTTCTGATTTAGAAGGAAAACCTCATGTAATTGTGATTGGAAGCCATTTGGACGAGCTAAAAGCAAAATCTGATGCCTTGGAGAAAAAGAAGATATTTCGTCCTATATTCGAACAATTCAAAAAATTTAAATTTGTCGATTTTATTGCGATGGACTGTCGTCTTACAAATACAGAAGAAATAAAACAATTAACAACCTTTGTAAGTATGGGTGGAGATCAGTTTCGCTCTTCTGATGAGACCGTTCAGATCAGCGCTAGTGCTCAAAGTTTTTACATATATCTTCTCGACCGATTCAAGGATACAGTAACTGTACAAGTGAAGGATATTCACCAGCAAATTGACTGTGAAACGCGTCAGACACAAAACAAACAATTGCAAGAAGTGTACTCTGTCATCCCAAGTACTATTCCACGCCTTGTAGAAGTCTGTGACCAGCTTAATAAAAGAGGACTTATGCTGTTTATTAAAAACGAATCCAAGCTTGAAAATTCGCTCGTTATTTGCAAATCCGAAAAACTTCTTTCTAACATAACTGGCAAAGTGTTTGCTCCTGAAAATTTTCATCAGCATTGCAATCTTGCTACAAGCACAGGAGTAGTACCATTTTTTAAGTTTGCAAGGGAATTTAACGTTGACATTGATAATCTTATAGCTTATATGACACTTCACCAGTATTGTTTTGAAATCAAAGACAAACAAGTGTTAGAACACATAGCTGTCACATGCAAAGAAGTAGAACGGGATCCAGACAATCGGTACTTCTTCTTTCCTGGCTTGATAAAACTAGAAACCCCAAAGCAAGTTTGGGAGGAAGATCCTACAATGAAATATCATTTTGGGTGGGTTATTCAAGCATCGCAAGATATTGAATTCTTTGATCCCCATTGTCTGCAGGTTCTCGTTTTAAGACTAGTGTTTACTTTTGGCCTTGCCCCCGCTGCAACAGTGCAAAAACACATTCCTTCCCTGCAACGATTTTGCTCAGTGTGGAAAAGTGCAATTTGCTGGAGCGACAAACATGGATTCTATTACGTCGAGCTTGTGGACAGTGTAAAGTGTTTCGTTCTCAAAATGCGATCCCAAAATCTGAGTCCTGAATTTTTAGCAGTTAGATCCAGAATAATAAATATTATCCTCAAAACAGCTAAAGAATGTTGCAGAGGTATTGAGACTATTGAATCTATAATCGATCCTCAGCAAGTAGTTAATCACGACTATCCACTTAATATTTCAAGTCTAACTCTTTCAAGCATATCCGACACTGCCAAAGCAGTTGTTTTCGGTGATAACAACGTAAAGACGATGCATGGGCCGCAGCCTCTACAGCATATTCTTATGTTTGAGCCTTACATTGGCTTGGATCAAGATACCCTCCAATTAATTCACAGCAAGAACAATACTTCAATAAACGAAACAATTTCAGATGATTTTATTTCTAACTTCGCTAATAAAGTGGCCATTTCGGGAAACGATTGCTCAGTTTTGAGGAGAATCCTTAATCCTACTACACACTCAGACAGTGGAGCATCTCAACTGAATAGTTCAAGACGAGAACTGGTCAAGGCGCTTGAGACATGGAGAGACCATGACCATACTGAAGGAACTTACAGATCCTTGAGGGACACCTTGAATGGATATAGTATATTTTCAGATTCATGCGTTCATAGAAGCCCACTGGTAAGTTACGATCACTTTTAataatagctagatctacagtGATTGATTTATTGTTTATATTATATGCAGGACTTGGCTGGTGTTGACCACCTCGACTGTGACCCTACTGCCTTGAAGTCCAATCATCAATATCTTAGTAtgtcaatataataataagctatatataataattattataacatagAGTCGCTCTATTTAATAGCTCTATATCggttaataattaattacattTGTCAAGTAACATGCATGACCATGATGATATATATACAGGCTTATCAGAAGTGGAGGACACTCTCTGGGAGATGAGAACTAAGTGGTATCACCTTGGTTTGCAACTGGGTATTGACAATGAAACTCTTAAGGTTGGtattaaactataattatacctggtttttcatttgttcattcatgcatgcagtcgaTCAAAACGGACAATCAAAGTGTTACTGATAAGTGCTTCACTTCTGTTCTGGCCCACTGGTTATCTACACCCAAGCCCACATGGACTCAAGTTGCAGATGCTCTTGGATCAAAGCCAGTAGACCATCCTAAATTGGCTAAGCAAATTAAAGAAAAATACTGTAGCTCTATATAGACTCTATTGTTATCCATGCAATGATCTAGCCTATAATACCATTTataacaatataattatgttatgttatcatgtatactatatgcatgcagctatataccttaaggtgacatattttcgcgtgtattaatttctgctatttctgcgaatgagagtaaaatcgcaaaaattagtactcgcaaataattggccgccctcttgtttaatgtatccagtcgacatttcgcaaaaaattataccagcaaaatgtacaaaactgtaaaaacacaaacaaatctacctgtgtgaaaatatgtcaccttaaggtagatCAAGGTTTATAGAGATCTACTATACAGTTATACTCGTAAAAAAGCAGTAAGCTAATGCGTCTATATAGCTGCTAGCTTAGCTTgaactactgtacatgcaacaGTTTGAAGACCCAGGCATGTTGTAGACTGCCTAGAGGTACATCTTCAGGGAACGTTATGGAAAGTCCATTTGGGCCAGACATGGCTGAGAGTGCATTGTCCCCGTAACCAAGGAGATAGGTCTCCTGTGCTTTCTGGATCTGCTTTAGAACAATGGTCCCACCTAGATAGATACAAACAGTGATTAATAGGCAATACAGTTGTGGACAGGTCATTGCTGGCACACATAGCTGGgcttggcagattttgctcAATTGATGACCcatttttctttctcttttcCCACCTATTTTTCTCAATTATGCTGCTGCTATAAATCGTGTTATACACAGCTTTTACGTTCACGTGGTGCAGCAATCAATACTAATCAGTCGATCGGACAATTCGAGTCCATAAAAAAATCATATTTTCGATAAATGTATTACCAGCTTTAGGTACAGTcttctacattgtacatgactTATAAACAAGATTCATGCTGTTTAGAATTAAGACTGACAGTTATAAATATTCTCGTTCGTtcctataccgtatagcggcttattttgtatggtggaaatgtttgtacgaaattattctaccgcaataggttcaacaTCACTGTCCcaagctgtacgaatatttataATACTAAATGCATGGGTGTTACAtacgaaattacccgctatacgttATTTCTTGTCACAGTCATAAATTGTACCTTATAGtcagaaaattaattattttccCCAACATTCTCAATGCCAGGAATACCTAACAAAATCTGCCAATGCCTCGCTATAGTCACAAAACCATTCACCTGGTGTAGGTGGTCTGAAGCAGATAGCATAGACTATGGGATCCACAATTTCCTGCAAAGACATGAAAAAGTAagacatgtataataattataatgcaagGATGACACCTATTAGCCACAGAAAAAAATGCCTTTACACATAAAATACGATTGTCAGTGTAATCTGATCTTGGTGTGGCGTGAACAGTATAAAACGTGGCCTTGTTCTCAAGCACAAAAATTGTGACTCTTATAAGCTCGGAGATGGTACATTGATTAGTGTACATTACTATACACAGCTGTAGTTGTGAACTCACTTTAGTGGCAGTGTACCAGATGTCCTGTGCTGCTGTGTCATTTTGGAACTTCCAAGGCACAGTTTCGTAAATGGCTTCTCCATTGAGCTACAACAAAGCGCAAGCAAAAAcaattactgcatgcatgtgcaagtACTGATGAATTACGTTCTGCACTGTAATACAATACC contains the following coding sequences:
- the LOC135343025 gene encoding uncharacterized protein LOC135343025, which encodes MAECIIGADLLYEQLYRASDQGSENEVKELLKKGVDPNSDYYNQVHSAWTPLHAASSKNRCNTVELLAKWGADIEARDCDGDTPLHCASRNCKNCVEMLLSCRRSGITVKNKKGKNPKEIACSQDIADTLGKYPAPPKDPLSYYPTFQQLHQLPEFSQTLCFKLGSHFRLAQEQRGSIRSKNRTAEILIAAKSNNKNLAWSDIVEGLLVNGEYTLAESILSTIGVEKGKGQVPLRFAAGLGWLSTMKRLIQGFEKIDSKDRSPYDMAYRNKQAKAIKYLMDNQLFNDCLQIAVKSGEKDEIEFLLAQCNSDPNVKNEDGSVLLTQTQDSEIILLLLKHGARTDDAFANIIGRKHGLRRLLSIPPPDNPIPIFFVGEGGAGKSTVLKSLQSQEKRGKPKTVTDVDEKTVGIIPYTLQLSGREFKCYDLAGQKEFHASHCPVLKNAIQSSPPIVVCCTDLRENDESISKSIKYWMSLVQNQCSDLEGKPHVIVIGSHLDELKAKSDALEKKKIFRPIFEQFKKFKFVDFIAMDCRLTNTEEIKQLTTFVSMGGDQFRSSDETVQISASAQSFYIYLLDRFKDTVTVQVKDIHQQIDCETRQTQNKQLQEVYSVIPSTIPRLVEVCDQLNKRGLMLFIKNESKLENSLVICKSEKLLSNITGKVFAPENFHQHCNLATSTGVVPFFKFAREFNVDIDNLIAYMTLHQYCFEIKDKQVLEHIAVTCKEVERDPDNRYFFFPGLIKLETPKQVWEEDPTMKYHFGWVIQASQDIEFFDPHCLQVLVLRLVFTFGLAPAATVQKHIPSLQRFCSVWKSAICWSDKHGFYYVELVDSVKCFVLKMRSQNLSPEFLAVRSRIINIILKTAKECCRGIETIESIIDPQQVVNHDYPLNISSLTLSSISDTAKAVVFGDNNVKTMHGPQPLQHILMFEPYIGLDQDTLQLIHSKNNTSINETISDDFISNFANKVAISGNDCSVLRRILNPTTHSDSGASQLNSSRRELVKALETWRDHDHTEGTYRSLRDTLNGYSIFSDSCVHRSPLDLAGVDHLDCDPTALKSNHQYLSLSEVEDTLWEMRTKWYHLGLQLGIDNETLKSIKTDNQSVTDKCFTSVLAHWLSTPKPTWTQVADALGSKPVDHPKLAKQIKEKYCSSI